One region of Skermanella mucosa genomic DNA includes:
- a CDS encoding BrnA antitoxin family protein: MNGSRNSTDPTWSDPDDAPDLSTPEWREKFAKARRGRPPVKDRPKVATNLRLDADVVERLRQDGPGWQTRANDLLRNALGL, translated from the coding sequence ATGAACGGGAGCAGGAACTCTACGGACCCGACCTGGAGTGATCCGGACGATGCGCCTGACCTTTCCACACCGGAATGGCGGGAGAAGTTCGCAAAAGCCCGGCGCGGTCGCCCGCCTGTCAAGGACAGACCGAAGGTCGCCACGAACCTGCGCCTCGATGCGGATGTTGTCGAGCGGCTCAGACAAGATGGACCGGGCTGGCAGACGCGGGCCAACGATCTTCTGAGAAACGCTCTCGGCCTTTGA
- a CDS encoding glycosyltransferase family 4 protein, whose amino-acid sequence MSGAYNTTTAGPHDNSRREEARPEEAGRDQSGRAPGRPVVLQVLPALVTGGAERGAIDVAAALHQAGGTPLVASSGGPMARELERWRIPHFTLPLDSKNPLTLWRNVDRLSRLIREHKVDIVHARSRAPAWSAYGAARRTGVPFMTTFHAPYNFSGKSKLFYNSVMARGDRVIAISEFIRDHILANYRIDPDRIRVIHRGIDSNSFAPDRVSPERVIQLARAWRLPDGHQVIMLPGRLTRWKGQTVLIDALARLGRKDVCCLMVGSDQGRAGYRQELEEQVRRLGLEGVVRLVDHCNDMAAAYMLADVVVSASSDPEAFGRVIVEAQAMGRPVIVTNHGAVRETVVAGETAWVVPPNDADALAEALGEALALDADQRAVLGERAMAYVNSRFTRDRMCRDTLAVYGELMAERAATGGATGGAAAGAGPGAGSGGPRQA is encoded by the coding sequence ATGAGCGGGGCATACAACACTACCACGGCCGGGCCGCACGACAACTCCAGGCGGGAGGAGGCCAGACCGGAAGAGGCCGGGCGGGACCAGTCGGGCCGGGCGCCGGGCCGGCCCGTCGTCCTCCAGGTGCTGCCGGCGCTCGTCACCGGCGGCGCGGAACGCGGCGCGATCGACGTGGCGGCGGCGTTGCACCAGGCCGGCGGCACGCCTCTGGTCGCGTCGTCCGGCGGCCCCATGGCGCGTGAGCTGGAGCGCTGGCGGATCCCCCATTTCACGCTGCCGCTCGACAGCAAGAACCCGCTGACCCTGTGGCGCAACGTCGACCGGCTCAGCCGGCTCATCCGCGAGCACAAGGTCGATATCGTCCACGCGCGCAGCCGGGCGCCAGCCTGGAGCGCCTATGGCGCGGCGCGGCGGACCGGCGTGCCGTTCATGACGACCTTCCATGCCCCCTACAATTTCTCGGGCAAGTCGAAGCTGTTCTACAATTCGGTGATGGCGCGGGGCGACCGGGTGATCGCCATCTCGGAGTTCATCCGCGACCATATCCTGGCCAACTACCGGATCGATCCGGACCGCATCCGGGTGATCCACCGCGGGATCGACTCCAACAGCTTCGCGCCCGACCGGGTCAGCCCCGAGCGGGTGATCCAGCTGGCCCGCGCGTGGCGGCTGCCCGACGGCCATCAGGTGATCATGCTGCCGGGCCGCCTGACCCGGTGGAAGGGCCAGACCGTTTTGATCGACGCGCTCGCCCGGCTGGGCCGCAAGGACGTGTGCTGCCTGATGGTCGGCTCCGACCAGGGACGCGCCGGCTACCGCCAGGAGCTGGAGGAGCAGGTCCGCCGCCTGGGGCTGGAAGGCGTCGTCCGGCTGGTGGACCATTGCAACGACATGGCGGCCGCCTACATGCTGGCCGACGTGGTGGTCTCCGCGTCGAGCGATCCGGAAGCCTTCGGCCGGGTCATCGTCGAGGCCCAGGCCATGGGCCGGCCGGTGATCGTGACCAACCACGGCGCCGTGCGCGAGACCGTGGTCGCCGGAGAGACCGCCTGGGTGGTTCCGCCCAACGACGCCGATGCCCTGGCGGAGGCGCTGGGCGAGGCGCTGGCCCTGGACGCGGACCAGAGGGCCGTGCTGGGCGAGCGCGCCATGGCCTATGTAAACAGCCGCTTCACCCGGGACCGCATGTGCCGCGACACGCTGGCGGTCTATGGCGAGCTGATGGCCGAACGGGCGGCGACGGGCGGGGCGACGGGCGGGGCGGCGGCGGGCGCGGGGCCGGGCGCGGGTTCCGGCGGGCCGCGCCAAGCTTGA
- the thrS gene encoding threonine--tRNA ligase produces MQTAEQIQKVAVTLPDGSVRDYDAPVTGRQIAESIGKRLAKDALAVKVDGTIRDLTTRISSDAAVEIVTRDHPDVLGLIRHDAAHVMAEAVQALYPGTQVTIGPAIANGFYYDFARAEPFTPDDLEKIEAKMREIVARDAPFTCEAWDRDEAIRFFEERGEKYKAEIIRDLPETETITVYRQGEWLDLCRGPHMPSTGRLGQGFKLMKVAGAYWRGDHRNEMLQRIYGTAWRDEKELKAHLHQLEEAEKRDHRRLGREMDLFHLQEEAVGSVFWHDKGYTLWRTLENYVRARLQRSGYVEVKTPQLIDRALWVASGHWEKFREAMFTANADDEKVLALKPMNCPAHVQIYKQGITSYRDLPLRMAEFGSCHRNEPSGSLHGIMRVRAFTQDDAHIFCTPEQITSESIAFCDLLLSVYKDLGFTDVSVKFSDRPETRAGTDEVWDRAEAALREAIEAAGLPYTMNPGEGAFYGPKLEFVLRDAIGRDWQCGTLQVDFVLPERLDAEYVGEDGQRHRPVMLHRAILGSMERFIGMLIEHYAGKFPLWLAPLQAVVATITNEADGYAAEVANGLRRAGVRVELDTRNEKINFKVREHSLAKVPLMVVVGKREAEERTVALRRLGGKDQEVLALDAAVNTIVAEARSPLGNLAPESPF; encoded by the coding sequence ATGCAGACGGCTGAACAGATCCAGAAAGTCGCCGTCACCCTGCCGGACGGCAGCGTGCGCGACTACGATGCCCCGGTGACGGGCCGGCAGATTGCCGAATCCATCGGCAAGCGGCTGGCCAAGGACGCGCTTGCCGTCAAGGTCGACGGCACGATCCGCGACCTCACTACCCGCATCAGCTCGGACGCCGCCGTCGAGATCGTCACCCGCGACCATCCGGACGTCCTCGGCCTGATCCGGCACGATGCCGCCCACGTGATGGCGGAAGCCGTCCAGGCGCTGTATCCCGGCACGCAGGTCACCATCGGCCCGGCGATCGCCAACGGCTTCTATTACGACTTCGCGCGGGCGGAGCCCTTCACGCCCGACGACCTGGAGAAGATCGAGGCGAAGATGCGCGAGATCGTCGCGCGCGACGCTCCCTTCACCTGCGAGGCGTGGGACCGGGACGAGGCGATCCGCTTCTTCGAGGAGCGGGGCGAGAAGTACAAGGCGGAGATCATCCGCGACCTGCCGGAGACGGAGACCATCACGGTCTACCGCCAGGGCGAGTGGCTGGACCTGTGCCGCGGGCCGCACATGCCGTCCACCGGCCGGCTCGGCCAGGGCTTCAAGCTGATGAAGGTGGCGGGCGCCTACTGGCGCGGCGACCACCGCAACGAGATGCTTCAGCGCATCTACGGCACGGCCTGGCGCGACGAGAAGGAGCTGAAGGCCCACCTGCACCAGCTGGAGGAGGCGGAGAAGCGCGACCACCGGCGGCTCGGCCGGGAGATGGACCTGTTCCACCTCCAGGAGGAGGCGGTCGGCAGCGTCTTCTGGCACGACAAGGGCTATACCCTGTGGCGCACGCTGGAGAACTATGTCCGCGCGCGGCTGCAGCGGTCCGGCTATGTCGAGGTCAAGACGCCGCAGCTGATCGACCGGGCGCTCTGGGTGGCCTCGGGCCACTGGGAGAAGTTCCGGGAGGCGATGTTCACCGCCAACGCCGACGACGAGAAGGTGCTGGCGCTGAAGCCGATGAACTGCCCGGCCCACGTCCAGATCTACAAGCAGGGGATCACCAGCTACCGCGACCTGCCGCTCCGCATGGCCGAGTTCGGCTCGTGCCACCGCAACGAGCCGTCGGGCAGCCTGCACGGCATCATGCGGGTGCGCGCCTTCACCCAGGACGACGCGCACATCTTCTGCACGCCGGAGCAGATCACGTCGGAGAGCATCGCGTTCTGCGACCTGTTGCTGAGCGTCTACAAGGACCTGGGCTTCACCGACGTGTCGGTGAAGTTCTCGGACCGCCCGGAGACCCGCGCCGGCACCGACGAGGTGTGGGACCGGGCCGAGGCGGCGCTGCGCGAGGCGATCGAGGCCGCGGGTCTGCCCTATACCATGAACCCCGGCGAGGGCGCCTTCTACGGCCCGAAGCTGGAGTTCGTGCTGCGCGACGCGATCGGCCGCGACTGGCAATGCGGCACCCTGCAGGTCGACTTCGTCCTGCCGGAGCGGCTGGACGCGGAATATGTCGGCGAGGACGGCCAGCGGCACCGGCCGGTCATGCTCCACCGGGCCATCCTGGGCTCGATGGAGCGCTTCATCGGCATGCTGATCGAGCACTACGCCGGCAAGTTCCCGCTCTGGCTGGCCCCGCTCCAGGCGGTCGTCGCGACCATCACCAACGAGGCGGACGGTTATGCCGCCGAGGTGGCGAACGGGCTTCGGCGGGCCGGGGTCAGGGTCGAGCTTGACACCCGGAACGAGAAGATCAACTTCAAGGTCCGCGAACACAGCCTCGCCAAGGTGCCGCTGATGGTGGTGGTGGGCAAGCGCGAGGCCGAGGAGCGGACCGTGGCATTGCGCCGTCTGGGCGGCAAGGATCAGGAAGTTCTTGCTCTCGACGCCGCTGTCAATACAATTGTGGCCGAAGCGAGGTCGCCCCTTGGCAATCTCGCGCCGGAATCACCATTCTAA
- a CDS encoding alpha/beta hydrolase, protein MTDLNASPENTLAHEGATIAYRRTEGSTPGVIFMGGFKSDMTGTKAVALESLCRSRGTAFLRFDYQGHGASSGRFEEGSIGQWSRDALAVFDRLTEGPQVVVGSSMGGWMMLLTALARPERVAGLVGIAAAPDFTEDLIWSTLDETDRAMLMETGALLKPSDYGDPYLYTRRLIEDGRDHLLLRGTIPLACPVRLLHGMRDADVPWRTSQRIAERLAGDDVRITLVKDGDHRLSRDQDIALLCRTVGELLDGLRTS, encoded by the coding sequence ATGACCGATCTGAACGCTTCGCCCGAAAATACCCTGGCGCATGAAGGCGCCACCATAGCCTATCGCCGCACCGAAGGAAGCACTCCCGGCGTCATCTTCATGGGAGGATTCAAATCGGACATGACGGGCACCAAGGCGGTCGCCCTGGAAAGCCTCTGCCGCAGCCGCGGCACGGCGTTCTTGCGGTTCGACTACCAGGGCCACGGAGCGTCGAGCGGCCGGTTCGAGGAAGGCTCGATCGGCCAGTGGTCGCGCGACGCGCTGGCCGTGTTCGACCGGCTGACGGAGGGGCCGCAGGTCGTCGTCGGCTCCTCCATGGGCGGCTGGATGATGCTGCTGACGGCGCTCGCCCGGCCGGAGCGCGTCGCCGGTCTTGTCGGCATCGCCGCGGCGCCGGATTTCACCGAGGACCTGATCTGGTCCACCCTGGACGAGACCGACCGCGCCATGCTGATGGAGACCGGCGCCTTGCTGAAGCCGTCCGACTACGGCGATCCCTACCTCTATACCCGCCGCCTGATCGAGGACGGCCGGGACCACCTGCTTCTGCGTGGGACGATCCCGCTGGCCTGCCCGGTGCGCCTGCTCCACGGCATGCGCGACGCCGACGTGCCCTGGCGCACCAGCCAGCGCATCGCGGAGCGGCTGGCCGGCGACGACGTAAGGATCACCCTGGTGAAGGACGGCGACCACCGCCTGTCCCGCGACCAGGACATCGCGCTGTTGTGCCGCACCGTCGGCGAACTGCTCGACGGGCTCAGGACCTCCTGA
- a CDS encoding ribbon-helix-helix domain-containing protein produces MARTTTMTVRLSGALSDFVAANVGENGSYENVSEYIRDLIRRDKERAEREALARLKADLTQAYAAPESSYQSLAAADIIARNKT; encoded by the coding sequence ATGGCCCGCACGACGACGATGACGGTTCGCCTCAGTGGCGCGCTCAGCGACTTCGTAGCCGCCAATGTCGGCGAGAACGGGTCATACGAGAACGTCAGCGAATACATCCGGGATCTGATCCGACGCGACAAGGAGCGGGCGGAACGGGAAGCTCTCGCCAGGCTGAAGGCCGATCTCACCCAGGCCTACGCTGCCCCGGAATCCTCCTACCAATCGCTTGCAGCGGCGGACATCATCGCGCGCAACAAGACCTGA
- a CDS encoding BrnT family toxin translates to MPGGVFDSPTLTVADDRKDYGEPLFIGMRKANEREQELYGPDLE, encoded by the coding sequence ATGCCGGGGGGGGTCTTCGACAGTCCGACCCTGACGGTTGCCGATGATCGGAAGGATTATGGCGAGCCCCTGTTCATCGGCATGAGGAAAGCCAATGAACGGGAGCAGGAACTCTACGGACCCGACCTGGAGTGA